In a single window of the Agromyces sp. H17E-10 genome:
- a CDS encoding YdeI/OmpD-associated family protein codes for MPDETSPAQIGTPGGTPERPAVFFSGPDEFRTWLEANHATETELWMGLYKKHVADRPITWATAVPVALCFGWIDSVAQRIDDDAVRQRWSPRKPSSTWSKVNIALVEELTAKGLMTEAGLAAYTRRRDDRTGIYSHENPDQALPPEWAARVAANPAASAFLDAATPTYRRQTTHWVLQAKQEATRERRLQQLIDDSAAGVLVPFQRYGEVPKWVARAAEAARAAAAAAEGP; via the coding sequence ATGCCTGACGAGACGAGCCCCGCGCAGATCGGCACGCCCGGCGGCACGCCCGAACGCCCGGCGGTCTTCTTCTCCGGCCCCGACGAGTTCCGCACGTGGCTCGAGGCCAACCACGCCACCGAGACCGAGCTATGGATGGGCCTCTACAAGAAGCACGTCGCCGACCGCCCGATCACGTGGGCGACGGCGGTGCCCGTCGCCCTCTGCTTCGGGTGGATCGACTCGGTCGCCCAGCGCATCGACGACGACGCGGTGCGCCAGCGGTGGTCGCCCCGCAAGCCGTCGAGCACCTGGTCGAAGGTCAACATCGCCCTCGTCGAAGAGCTGACCGCGAAGGGGCTCATGACCGAGGCCGGCCTCGCCGCCTACACCCGGCGTCGCGACGACCGCACGGGCATCTACTCGCACGAGAACCCCGACCAGGCCCTGCCGCCCGAGTGGGCCGCCCGCGTCGCGGCGAACCCCGCGGCATCCGCGTTCCTCGACGCCGCGACCCCGACGTACCGGCGCCAGACCACGCACTGGGTGCTGCAGGCGAAGCAGGAGGCGACACGAGAGCGCCGGCTGCAGCAGCTCATCGACGACAGCGCGGCCGGGGTGCTCGTGCCGTTCCAGCGCTACGGCGAGGTGCCGAAGTGGGTCGCCCGAGCGGCCGAGGCGGCGCGGGCCGCCGCAGCCGCCGCCGAAGGCCCCTGA